The segment GTTGTTGGATGGTATCATTCACATCCTGGTTTTGGTTGTTGGTTATCTGGTGTTGATATCAATACACAACAATCATTTGAAGCACTCAGTGAACGAGCTGTTGCTGTTGTCATTGATCCAATTCAATCAGTCAAAGGAAAAGTTGTTATTGATGCATTTAGATTAATCAATCCCAACATGATGGTATGTTTTAATTGACTGTTTgtaaatatcataattttcattattttaatgttgtttattttataggTACTTGGACAAGAACCTCGTCAAACAACATCAAATCTTGGACATTTACATAAACCATCTGTTCAAGCTCTTATTCATGGATTAAATCGTCATTACTATAGTATTAGTATTAATTATCGTAAAAATGAACTTGAACAAAAAATGCTTCTTAATCTTCATAAAAAAACATGGATGGATGGTCTTACACTTGCTGAATATTCAGAACAtactaaattaaatgaaaatactgTATCTGAAATGTTGGAACTtgctaaaaattataataagtcacttgaagatgaagaaaaaatgacACCAGAACAATTGGCTATTAAAAATGTTGGTAAACAAGATCCAAAACGACATTTAGAAGAAAAAGTTGATATGCTTATGTCAACGAATATTGTTCAGTGTCTTGGAGCTATGTTGGACactgttgtttttaaataatttattttttttttattacaacggtaagaacaacaagaaaaataataaaaatcaatatcttTCTACGAAAATATACCTCTTTTTACAGagttaatattcattttgtattattattttcaataatttacctATGTTAAGtcaaatcatcaaaaattcttttttttttttttctctctcttttggatctttttattttttagataaaaaaatactttcatTAAACAAttcatcctttttttttcttctttttttttatatataattaaaaataaataacgtacaaataaatatttgatgtttgaatatgataaacaattatttttatatgatatacatccttttttgttttcaagttttataattatttttgttcttCTTTATGGAGGTAAAATTACTGCAAGGCAATCCAACAATTAAATCACAAATAACGAACGAAatggagtttttttttgtggttttaaTGACAACATACGATGTGCAGTTATTTTGTTACATTAAATACTTGCtaacaacattaaaattacttttttaataatcgttTCAACATgaaagtataaattaattgtatttcgACGTGCAATATTTCGAACGAGGGC is part of the Aphidius gifuensis isolate YNYX2018 linkage group LG1, ASM1490517v1, whole genome shotgun sequence genome and harbors:
- the LOC122847735 gene encoding 26S proteasome non-ATPase regulatory subunit 14 — encoded protein: MDRLLRLGGGMPGLSNPPAPSDAPVVDTAEQVYISSLALLKMLKHGRAGVPMEVMGLMLGEFVDDYTVRVIDVFAMPQTGTGVSVEAVDPVFQAKMLDMLKQTGRPEMVVGWYHSHPGFGCWLSGVDINTQQSFEALSERAVAVVIDPIQSVKGKVVIDAFRLINPNMMVLGQEPRQTTSNLGHLHKPSVQALIHGLNRHYYSISINYRKNELEQKMLLNLHKKTWMDGLTLAEYSEHTKLNENTVSEMLELAKNYNKSLEDEEKMTPEQLAIKNVGKQDPKRHLEEKVDMLMSTNIVQCLGAMLDTVVFK